Proteins from a single region of Gossypium arboreum isolate Shixiya-1 chromosome 1, ASM2569848v2, whole genome shotgun sequence:
- the LOC108480452 gene encoding peptide methionine sulfoxide reductase A1-like, whose product MLRSLALTTSFSSSLVAKPFFSHSPKLPHSFSPISLPFPQTRRSISLHTRPMNILKNLGFGANNKPAPSMEGSSIAQGPDDDVPAPGQQFAQFGAGCFWGVELAFQRVPGVTKTEVGYSQGFMHNPSYEDVCTGSTNHNEVVRVQYDPKECSFDTLLDVFWARHDPTTLNRQGNDVGTQYRSGIYFYTPEQEMVARESMEKQQKLLNRKIVSEILPAKKFYRAEEYHQQYLAKGGRLGFKQSAEKGCNDPIRCYG is encoded by the exons ATGCTTCGAAGCCTTGCGCTTACTActtctttctcttcttctctGGTCGCTAAACCTTTTTTTTCTCATTCTCCCAAGCTTCCCCACTCTTTCTCTCCTATCTCTCTCCCTTTCCCTCAAACCAGACGATCCATTTCCCTTCACACACGCCCCATGAACATCCTTAAAAATCTAGGCTTCGGAGCCAACAACAAGCCAGCCCCGTCCATGGAGGGTTCCTCCATCGCTCAGGGTCCAGACGACGACGTCCCTGCTCCTGGTCAACAGTTTGCTCAGTTCGGTGCGGGTTGCTTTTGGGGTGTTGAATTGGCCTTCCAGAGAGTTCCAGGGGTGACCAAAACGGAGGTGGGGTATAGCCAAGGGTTTATGCATAATCCTAGCTATGAAGACGTGTGTACGGGGTCCACCAACCATAATGAAGTTGTGAGGGTTCAGTATGACCCTAAAGAGTGTAGCTTTGACACTTTGCTTGATGTATTCTGGGCTCGCCATGATCCTACTACCCTCAACCGCCAG GGGAATGATGTGGGAACACAGTATAGATCTGGTATATACTTCTACACGCCGGAGCAGGAGATGGTAGCGCGGGAGTCCATGGAAAAACAACAGAAACTCTTGAACCGAAAGATTGTTTCCGAGATTCTGCCTGCCAAGAAGTTCTATCGAGCAGAGGAATATCACCAGCAGTACCTTGCCAAAGGAGGTCGATTAGGTTTTAAACAATCTGCTGAGAAAGGGTGCAATGATCCTATCCGATGCTACGGCTAA